Proteins encoded in a region of the Capsicum annuum cultivar UCD-10X-F1 unplaced genomic scaffold, UCD10Xv1.1 ctg2202, whole genome shotgun sequence genome:
- the LOC124890679 gene encoding riboflavin synthase-like, with product MGGHFVQGHVDWTGEIVEFKPERDSLWVKVKTVKEILRYIVCKGYTAVDGTSLTVVDVFDEEDCFNFIKKVGQKVNLEVDILGKYVERLPSTGFVDAIKSS from the exons ATGGGAGGTCATTTCGTGCAGGGACATGTTGATTGGACGGGCGAGATTGTTGAGTTTAAACCTGAAAGGGATTCTTTGTGGGTGAAGGTGAAGACTGTGAAGGAGATTTTGAGATATATTGTGTGTAAAGGATATACTGCTGTGGATGGAACTAGTTTGACTGTTGTCGATGTGTTTGATGAAGAGGACTGTTTTAACTTCATCAAG AAAGTGGGACAGAAGGTTAATCTTGAAGTGGATATATTGGGAAAGTATGTGGAGAGGCTTCCTAGTACTGGCTTTGTCGATGCCATCAAATCTTCTTGA